The following are from one region of the Luteibaculum oceani genome:
- a CDS encoding PaaI family thioesterase — MYLSAPINKIHFPSTAIEISDGSSIITINLDESYHHTARAGHGSVYFKLLDDASFFAANSKQPNYFVLTQSFALDFIKPIFEGKLTAIGKFIKEEAGKFYAESELFNNQNELVGKGSGVFAISKIPLNSIPEYQETVK, encoded by the coding sequence ATGTATCTTTCAGCACCAATCAATAAGATTCACTTTCCATCCACAGCGATTGAAATTTCAGATGGGAGTTCAATAATAACTATAAATCTGGATGAATCCTATCATCATACCGCGAGAGCAGGACATGGTTCCGTTTACTTTAAACTACTTGACGACGCCAGCTTTTTTGCCGCCAACTCGAAACAACCTAACTATTTTGTTCTTACACAATCCTTTGCCTTAGATTTTATCAAACCCATTTTCGAGGGAAAGCTTACCGCAATTGGGAAATTCATTAAAGAAGAGGCAGGTAAATTTTATGCTGAATCCGAATTATTTAATAACCAGAATGAATTGGTTGGAAAGGGGTCCGGTGTTTTTGCCATTTCAAAAATCCCATTAAACTCTATTCCAGAATACCAAGAGACCGTCAAATAA